ATTCAAAAATGTAAAATATTAAATCGGTATATGGAACAGCATAAAGAATGGTTTAATAAAACAGAACAGAAATTATATGGTCCTAAAAATATGTTGGAGAAGTGTTTATATATTATTTTTAATACTCATAACACAGTTGTGATAAACCTATTTTTTCAATTTAAAGAATATATAAAAAGAAAGAAACAAAAATATAAATAAAATGCCATGTCAGAGGAGGACTATGTTAGTGTCAGAATTAATATCAATAATAATTCCTATTTATAATGTAGAAGATTATCTAGAAAGATGTATAAAAAGTATACAGCAACAGACATATAAAAATTTGGAAATTATTTTAGTGAATGATGGATCCACAGATGGGAGTACAGAAGTCGCTTTGGAATTTTGCCAGATGGATCCACGCATTAAGCTTGTCAATAAAAAAAATGGTGGTTTATCAGATGCTCGAAATGTAGGGATTGATGTGTGCAAAGGAAAATATATTGTTTTCGTTGATTCTGATGATTATGTAGAAGCTCGTTATGTAGAACTATTATATAAATCTCTAGTATCTAATAATGCACAAATGGCAGTTTGTTCTTTCAATATTGTTAATGATAATGGAAGTGTAATAAAAAGAAAGTTAGTAAGTGAAAAAAAGAATGAAATTATAACAGGGCGTGAAATGCTTAACAGAGTAATGCGTGCGGATGGATATAAATATGTTGTTGCATGGAACAAAATATATGCATCAAATTTACTCGAGGATCTTAGATTTGAAAAAGGAAAATTATATGAAGATGAATTTTTTAATTTTGAAGTATCTTATAATTTAACTAAAGTAAGTTTTGTGGCAGAACCATTATATAATTATGTACAACGAGCTGGAAGCATAAAACTATCGGAGCTTACTAACGAGAAAATAGAAATGCAAAAAGAAATGCATGAAAAACGTATAAGTTTTTATAAAGATAATAAAGATAAGGAATTGTATGAACGAGCTATTCAAATGTACTGTAATTGGATGGTTAATATTGTAATAGAAGCAAGGGGAATAATTAACAGGGATTTACTAAAAAGTTTTAAAAGAAGCAAAAAAGTTTTCCTGTTATCGATGTGTACAAGACAAAGTTCCTATGGCGAAAAAATTCAAGATTGTATTGCTATTTTTTCACTATTCGTTGCAGCA
The DNA window shown above is from Blautia hansenii DSM 20583 and carries:
- a CDS encoding glycosyltransferase family 2 protein — encoded protein: MSELISIIIPIYNVEDYLERCIKSIQQQTYKNLEIILVNDGSTDGSTEVALEFCQMDPRIKLVNKKNGGLSDARNVGIDVCKGKYIVFVDSDDYVEARYVELLYKSLVSNNAQMAVCSFNIVNDNGSVIKRKLVSEKKNEIITGREMLNRVMRADGYKYVVAWNKIYASNLLEDLRFEKGKLYEDEFFNFEVSYNLTKVSFVAEPLYNYVQRAGSIKLSELTNEKIEMQKEMHEKRISFYKDNKDKELYERAIQMYCNWMVNIVIEARGIINRDLLKSFKRSKKVFLLSMCTRQSSYGEKIQDCIAIFSLFVAAKIKKRRKEKIEND